Genomic DNA from Acidimicrobiales bacterium:
AGGCGTCACGCCGTCGAAGAACGCCTCGTAGGCGGCGTTCATCTCGCCGAAGTGCGCCATGTCGTCGACGAACACCGACACCTTGACCAAGTCGTCGAACGTGGCGCCGACGGCTTCGAGGATGTGCCCGATATTGGTCATGGTCTGGGTGGTCTGACGGGCCATGCCTCCCTCGACGAGTGCCAGCTCGCCGGGTTTGGTGCCGAGCGTGCCCGACACGTGGATCCAGCCGTCGGCGACGGTGCAGTGGCAGAACTGGGGGAGGCGGGCAAGGCCTTCGACGACGACTCGGTGGATGGCGGGTGCGCTCATGACGCCATGGTTGCGGTGATCGCCGCGATGCGTCAATCGACCGGTCGGGGACCGAGCAGATCCCAGCGGTTTCCGGCGATATCGCGGAAGACGACGACCGGTCCGTAGGGCTCGCTGCGGGGTTCGCCGACCAGTTCGACGCCTGCGGCTCGCATGCGGGCGAGGGCGGCGTCGAAGTCGTCGACCCGCAGGAAGAACCCGACACGTCCGGCTGTCTGCTCGCCGACAATGGCCCGCTGCACGTCACCGTCGGCCTGGGCGAGGAGGATGCCCGTCGCAGCCAGCGGAGGACGAACAACGACCCAGCGCTTCGGCCGCCCGTCGTTGGTCTCGGATGGCACGTCCTCGACGAGGTCGAAGCTGAGGACGCCGACGAAGAAGTCGATTGCCTCGTCGTAGTCCTCGACCACGATGGTGACCAGCTCGAGATGGCTCATGGGCCGAGCCTACGAGGCCTGCGGCTCCGCTGGCGCAGCTGGTGGAGGAGGCGTCGGTGCCGGAGGAGCCGGTGCCGGAGCCGGCGGTGTGGGCCGACGCCGACGCCAGCTGCGGAGCAACCAGCCGGCGCCGACGAGGAACGGCACCAAGACCAGCAGCGGCAGGACGAAGCCGATCGTCACGAGCACTGCCGACCAGATGCCGGAGATCACGATCTTGCCCTGGTCGAATCCGTCGCCAAAGCCGGGAGCGTCGTCGCTCGGCGTGACCCGGATCGTCGAGTTGCGAATCGTGGAGACCGGTGGGCCCGCTGGCTCCTCGCCCTCGACGGCCACCGGTTGACCACCGGCGACGGTTCGTGTCTGCACCGTTCGCTCGGCCGTGGTCTCGAAGGCGACGATGATGCTCTGGCCAGGTTGCAGCGTGTCATCGAGGCTGCCGTAGACCGTGACGAGCGCCGTGGTGTCGTCGATCCCGAGCACGGTGTCGACCAGCGTGAGATCCGTGAGCGCCTGGTCACCGGCGTTGAGCAACTCGAAGCACATGGTGAGATCCGTCCCGGCCTCGATGCGGTTGTCAGCCTGGCCCGGACACGACAGGCCGCCGTTGTGCTCCTCGTACGACGTGACCGTGAGCTGCAGATTGTTCTCGACACGGTCCTGGGTGAGGATCAGCGTGATCGTCGCCAGGTCGACCTGGTCCTGCAGCGTGCGGATCTGGCCCCGCATCACCTCCAGCTCGGTCTCGCGCTCGAGGAGCAGTCGCTCGACTTCTGCGAACTCGGTGAGATCGGTGGTCTCCTCGAGCGCGGCTCGGAGGCGTGCGACCCCGAGTTCGGCCACCTGGATGCGGCTCTCGAGATCGACGACTCGTTCGGTGACGTCGTCGGCCGAGATGACCTGGTTGCGCAGCTCGCCGATCCCATCGAGTGCCGCAAGTGCGGTATCGAAGTCGGCCGGTCGCACCTTGAACACGAACACCGATCGAGGCTCGGCCCCGCCGATCGAGTCCTGGCCGAAGACGAAGCCGCCGGCTCGCTCGACCGCGTCGACTGCCGCCACCCCGGCCGACGTTACATCGTCGACGTCGACCTCGATCGTCGCGGTGTAGATGATCGAGCGGTTGAGCTCGGCGGCGGTGAGGCCGGCCTGCTGCGTGCCTCCGGGCGACCCGTTGGTACCGGCCGAGTCCTCGGCCGTAGAGGGACCTTCGGTGGCTGCGTCGGCCTCGGTATCGGCGCTGTCGCCCGCTTCCTCTGTCGATTCGGCAGCGATCATGGAGGAGTCGTCGGCGACGCCCTCGGCCGCTCCCGCATCCGACCCCTCGGCTGCGTCGCTGGCCGGTGCGAACGACCGGTCCTCGGTGGCGCTGTCGTCACCGTTGCCTCCGCACGCCGTCAGGGCAACGGCCATGGCGACCGCGGCCGTCAACGGTCGCGTCCGGGTGCTCGCTCGGTCCCGGGTCGTCAGTGGGTGGTCTGCTCGGCTCATCTCCGCCTCCTGGTGTCGTTGGATCGGCCGTTCCGACGAGCCTTCGGGGTGGGCTGGTTCCTGCTCGACGCACGCTGTCGTCGTTTCGACACCGTTTCGTCACGAAACGACGCCGGCGGTCACTGCGTGCACGGCCACCGGTCGAACCTCATAGGTCGAAGTCGGCGGGCCGAAGCTGACGGTGACCTGGCTTGCCAGGCGGCCGAGCACGGAAGCGACGCCACTCCACGTCGAAGGAACGACTCCATGAACAACGTTGACACCTCGGTCAGGGCGACCGACGTCTTGGAACCAACACGGCACCGCCGGGCGAGCACCACACGAGCGCGGGCGAGCGGTGCGACCGCAGGCCTGCGAGCCCGAACGACCGTGGCACGCCGCATGCTTGCCGCCTGGGTGGTGTTGAGCGCGCTGGTCTTCGGCATCTCGAGTCCTGCGAGTAGCTCCTCGATGACGATGGAACCCGGCATCGTGTCCGTCGAATGCAGCGGTTCGTACGGCTCCATCGGTCGTATCACTGGCGCTGGGAGTAGCGAGGACATCTCGTTCGCCGCCTCGCCCGCCGCGCAGTTCCTCCCGGCCCGCTCCAGTTCGACCGGCAGCTACACGATGATCTGGAAGTGTGACCCGTCGCAGGCGGGGACCACGTGGACCGTCGTCGCCACCGGGGCGACCTCCGGCCGGACGACGACCTTCACGGTGATCGCCGACGCCGCACCGTTGCCGACACTTCCGGCAGCGGGGACCAACCTGCTGGCCAACGGCGGCATCGAATCAGGCTCGACCCCACCGTGGGCGATCATCGACCAGTCGGGAACGACGACGATGACGAGCATCGCCACGTCGATGGCCCAGGCGGGCACTCGTGCGCTGTTGGCGAGCAGCGGCACCAGTGCCGGGGGGAGCGTTGGTCAAGACGTGGCCGCCCAGATCTCGGCCGGGCAGACCTTCACCTATTCGGTGTGGGTGAGACACCCGCACGTCGGCGGATCGCCCCAGGCGGCGTCGATCGTGCTCGAGACGATCGGTGGCGAGACGGAGAGTTCGGTGCTGGCCATCACGGTGACCGATGTCTGGCAGCGGTTCGATGCGACCCTCTCGCTCGAAGCTCCGGGGCACAGCGGGCTCCGGGCCAAGGTCGTCATGGCAACACCGACATCGGCCAACCGTGGCACGTACCTCCTGGATTCCGCATCGCTGGTCCAGTCGAGCCCGAACCCGATCGGACTGCTCGAACTGGTGGCCGGTGGCGTCGGCAGCGTCAGGGTGAAGGGCTACGCCATCGACCCCAACCAGCCCTACGACGCCGTGCCGATCGTGGTGTCGGTCGGTAGCGAAGCGACCCAGATCAAGGCCGACGTTGTTCGCAGCGACGTCGCCGCCATGTACCCCGTGGCGGGTCCGGTCCACGGTTTCGAGGCCCAACTCTCGACCGCAGCTTCGGGTGTCACGCTGGTATGTGTCACCGCACGCAACCTCGGAGCGGGCGGCGACTCGCCACTCGGTTGTGTCTCGGTGGTGATCGGTACCGTCACGACCACGGTGCCGACGACGGTGGTGCCGACGACGGCCGTTCCGACCACCGTGGCGACGACGGCCCCGCCCACGACCGCCACACCGACCACGGCAACACCGACGACGGCCACGCCGAGCACCGCAACACCGACGACGGCGACAACCACGACGGCGCCCGAGCCGCTCGGGCCGCAGACGCTCGACCCGGTGGCGCTCACCTCACTTTTCAACGCCGGGGACCTCATTTCGATGACGACCGCCCACGACTTCCAGCCCGGTGACGCCGACACGCTCCGGCTCTACTGGGCCTTCTTCAATCGCGAGCCCGACATCGCCGGGGCCAAGTATTGGATCGGGCTCAGCCGCACCGGGCTGACCCTCGACGACATGGCCTTCAACTTCGCCCGGTCCGACGAGTTCCAACGCACCTATGGCTCGGTCACCGACCACCAGTTCCTCGAGATCGTCTATCGCAACGTGCTCGGGCGGCGCTATGACGCCGCCGGCTATGACTACTGGCTCAGCATGATCGACGACGGCTTGTTGCGCAGCGGTGCCGTGCGTTGGATCGCAGCGAACGCCGAGTTCGTCGAGGCGCACCCCTATCCCTGACGGGATCGAATCAGTTCGCAGCCTTCGGGATCGAGACGGGCGGACCAGCAGCAGGCGCTCCCGGCCTCGAGCTGGACGGTGTGCTCGGCGGGGGTGTCGTTGTCGAGACGGTCGTCGTCGACGTGACCGTGGTGACCCGAGTGGTGGACGTCGAACTCGAGGGTGAGGTGGTCGAAGTGGTGGATGGCGTCGAGGTGGCCGCCGTGTCGACCGTGGTCGATGTCGTGGCCGGACTGGTCGTGACGGTGGTGACGCTGGTGGACGGCGACGTGCTGACCAAGGTCATGGTCGGGTCGACCGGGAAGGGCTCGGTCGTTGTGGGCGCTGGTGGATCGGTCGTGCCCGGGCGGGCGACCGATGGCGTGCTCATCGTGGGGGTGGTGGTGGGCGGCGCCGAGGTGGTGGGAGCTGCGGTGGCCACCGTGGTCTCGGCCGGCGCCGGCTCGGTGACGGCGTCGGGCGCAGCAGTGCTCGCCGCCACGGTGGACGCGGTGGCCGCAACGTCGATCGTGGTCTCGGTGCTGTCGCTGACCGGAGCATCGGTGGCCGGAGCAGCGACGGCGGTGCTGGTCGACTCGGTGGCCGGCGTGGTCTCGGGGGCAGCGACGTCGGGTGCCGGCGCAGCGATCTCGTGGTCGATCGAGCTCGTCGGCTGCTGGCCGGTGGTCGACGCTGGGGCACCGACTGCTGCGGGCACACCGAGAGGGGTCAGCTGCGCTTCGCGCACCTGAACGGCCTGAATGGCGAGCGGCACCGCGACGAGCGCGGCCGTGACCGTGGAAAGCGAGAGTGCAAGATAGAACCGCGGCGAGCGGAGCGTTTCTCTGACCTGCTCGATCATGGGCGTCCTGTATCGGGCCAGTGGAGGGAACCAGCGCCACTCTTTCTAGTGGTCATGTCCGGTTTGCTTGGCCAGGCGGGATGATTCACCTAGTAGCGTTTCGGAACCTTTCTCGCCGATTGTGCGTCTTCCACCGGCGCAGGTCGGTCGCTATGTTTGGCCTCGTGGCCAACGAACCGGTGGTGACCAAGGCAGCGTGGCGGCGCCGAGCGCTCGACAACCGCACCTCGTTGCGAGTCGACAACGCCCGAATCTGCTGGCACCTCGAGCGATTCCTACGTCGCGCCGATCTCGACGGTTGGGTGGTGGCGTTCGACCCGATGCCCGACGAGGTCGACCTGCGTCCGCTGGTCTTCGCCGACGATCCGGTGTGCCGATTCGCACTCACCCGGACCCCGACGAGTGGCCACGACCTGGGGATACATCCAGCCACGTCGGCGCTCGAGCGCCACCGGTACGGCTACCGCCAGCCGGTCGATGGATCGGCGATCGTGCCCGACGAAGAGGTCGTTGCCGTCCTCGTGCCGGGGCTTGCGTTCGATCATCGCGGCCACCGCCTCGGGTTCGGTGCCGGCTACTACGACCGCCTGCTCGAGCGCCTCGGATCGGCGGTGCTGCGCATCGGTGTCAGCGACGGCTTCATCGTGTCGGAGCTCCCGATCGACGCCCACGACGTGGCGATGACCCACGTCGCCACCGAGGTCGGGGTGGTGCCGGCGCCCTGGTGATGCCCGCCCCGGCTCGATCAACGGGATGCCGGCTCAGGTCCCGGTGAAGTCCGGCAGGCGCCGCTCGGCCATCGCCTTCACACCCTCCTGCCAATCGCTGGTCGCGGTGAGCCGCTCCTGCTCCGCCCGCTCCCGGTTCGTCGCCTCGCGGATGGCGGCGGGGAGGTGACCCCGCATGGTCTGCTTGATCGAGGCGACGGCAAGCGGCGCCGATCGGGCGATCTCGACGGCCAACTCGTGTGCGGTGGACCGGATGTCGGCGTCGGCGACGAAGCGATCGAGCAGGCCGATTCGATGCCCCTCTTCACCGTCGATCCGAGCGCCGGTGTAGAGCAGTTCGAGTGCCCGCTGCTGGCCGACCAGCGCCGGCAGGGTCACGCTCAGCCCGAAGCCCTGGTGGAAACCGAGGCGGGCGAAGTTCGCCGACAACCGGGTGGCCGGGCCACCGACGCGGAAGTCGGCCATGCAGGCAAGTCCAAGCCCGCCGCCGATGGCAGCGCCCTGCACGGCGGCGACGATCGGCAGCTGGGCCGAGAACAGCTCGACGGCCTCGTCGTAGATGTGACGGTTCGCCAGCTCTTCGCCGTCGGTACTGGCAGCACTGGTGAGCTTCGCCTCCTCGGGATCGAACGACGCTCCCGCACAGAAGTTCTTGCCCTCGGCCGCGAGCACGATGGCGCGCGCACCGGTGTCCTCGCACGAGCGGACGGCGGCGGCCAGGTCGTGCAGCATCTTGAGGCTGAAGAAGTTGTTGGGCGGTCGTTGGATCTCGACTGTTGCCACGTGCTGATCGTCGAGCTCGACGGCGATGTCACCGAACCGGGTCGTGTCGTTGTCTGCCATTCGCCGAGTCTTCCCGAACTCGGAGCGCCCGTCGAATGGTCGGCGACGCACCGGCGTTCTAGCGTGCGGAGATGCCTCTCGATCCGCAGATCCAGCCCCTCGTCGACCTGATCAATGCCGCAGCCGCCGACGCGCCACCGGCCGACCAGCAAACGGCCGAGATGCGACGCGAGGGCTACCACGGTCTCGTCGCCATCGCCGGGCCTGGCCCCGAGCTTCACGCCGTCGACGACGCGTCGGCACCGGGACCGAACGGCGACGTCGGCTTGCGCATCTACCGACCGCTCCCGACACCGTCGGCGGGCATCCTCGTCTACTACCACGGTGGAGGCTGGTGCATCGGCGACCTCGACACCCACGACGAGGTATGCCGGTCGCTCGCCAAGCAGTCGGGGCAGACCGTGGTCTCCGTGGACTACCGCCTCGGCCCCGAGCACCGATTCCCGGCCGCCGTCGAAGACTCCTGGGCTGCGCTCGAGTGGGTGGCAGCGAACACTGCCGAGCTCGCCGTGGCGGGTGCTCCGATCGCCGTGGCGGGTGACTCCGCCGGCGGGAATCTCGCCGCGGTGATGTCGCTCATGGCCCGTGACAACGCGGGACCGGCCATCGCTGCCCAGCTGCTGATCTACCCGGGCGTCGACATGCTCGACACCCAGCGCTTCCCGTCGCACACCGAGAACGCATCGGGCTACGTCCTCACCCGGGAGACGATGGACTGGTTCATGGCGCACTACCTCGAGCATCCTGACGATGCCGGGGACTGGCGGGCCTCGCCGCTGCGGGCGCCGTCGTTCGAGCGGCTGCCGCCGGCTCTCGTGATCACCGCCGAGTTCGATCCGCTGCGCGATGAGGGCGCGGCCTACGCAAAGGCGCTGGCCGATGCCGGGAACGAAGTCGAGCACCGGCTGTACGAGGGAATGGTGCACATCTTCTTCCAACTTGGACCCGTAGTGGGCAAGGGCGCCGAAGCCGTGGCCCAGGTGGCAGCGGCGGCTCGGGCTCACCTCCAACCGAGGGCGTAGCGGTTGTCGAACTCGTGGTGCATCGCGGGTATCGGGCAAAACTGACCACGCCGAAGGTCCGATCGGCACTCGTTGGGCGCCAGACCCTCCCTCTACCTTGGTTTCATGGTGCGAAGGAGTCGGAACGAAATCGAGCGACTGGTGGTCGACGCCGCCGTCGACCTCGTCCGGTTGGAGGGTGTGGGGACTGGCCTTGAGGGCATCACCTACACCAGAGTGTTCCGCCATCTCCAGAGAACCACCGGCCAACGCGTCACGCGAGCGTCCGTGCACGACCGGCTGTGGCCCGATCAGGCGGCGTTTCAAGCCGCCGTTCGTGACCGCATCGCTGCGCTGGACCAGGACGTGATCGACTTGACGGCGCTCGACGATGCGACCGACCGCGCCCGTGAGGCGATGCTCGGGTCCGCCGATGTTCACCGGGTGCTCGGATCGGTCATGCGCGAGCTGGCGTCGATCGATGCCGCCGAAGCACCGACTCGCCTGCGCCAAGCCAACCTCGCCGTGAAGGCGCTCGTGGCGCTGGCCGACGACGACGACCAGGCGCGAGCAGCCGGGAGCGTCGAGGCGTTTCGGTCGGCCCAGCAGCGACGACTCGACATCCTGAGGGCGTCGTATGCACGCACCATCCGACGGCTCGGCGGCTCGTTGCGTCCTTCGTTGGGACTGACCGAGGACGAGGCGGTGGCGCTGATCGTGTGTGCGATCGACGGGCTGAGCGAAGGCCGGCGACTGCGCCGTGCCTTCGACGATCACGACGTCGACGCCGTCGAGATCGATATCGACGGTTCGTCGGCGAGCTGGCCGCTCACCTCGATCGTTGGGTACGCGCTGGTCTCGCAGTTCTTCGACTTCGCCGAGGTCGCGGTTCCTGCTTGAT
This window encodes:
- a CDS encoding alpha/beta hydrolase, producing the protein MPLDPQIQPLVDLINAAAADAPPADQQTAEMRREGYHGLVAIAGPGPELHAVDDASAPGPNGDVGLRIYRPLPTPSAGILVYYHGGGWCIGDLDTHDEVCRSLAKQSGQTVVSVDYRLGPEHRFPAAVEDSWAALEWVAANTAELAVAGAPIAVAGDSAGGNLAAVMSLMARDNAGPAIAAQLLIYPGVDMLDTQRFPSHTENASGYVLTRETMDWFMAHYLEHPDDAGDWRASPLRAPSFERLPPALVITAEFDPLRDEGAAYAKALADAGNEVEHRLYEGMVHIFFQLGPVVGKGAEAVAQVAAAARAHLQPRA
- a CDS encoding 5-formyltetrahydrofolate cyclo-ligase translates to MANEPVVTKAAWRRRALDNRTSLRVDNARICWHLERFLRRADLDGWVVAFDPMPDEVDLRPLVFADDPVCRFALTRTPTSGHDLGIHPATSALERHRYGYRQPVDGSAIVPDEEVVAVLVPGLAFDHRGHRLGFGAGYYDRLLERLGSAVLRIGVSDGFIVSELPIDAHDVAMTHVATEVGVVPAPW
- a CDS encoding VOC family protein produces the protein MSHLELVTIVVEDYDEAIDFFVGVLSFDLVEDVPSETNDGRPKRWVVVRPPLAATGILLAQADGDVQRAIVGEQTAGRVGFFLRVDDFDAALARMRAAGVELVGEPRSEPYGPVVVFRDIAGNRWDLLGPRPVD
- a CDS encoding RidA family protein; protein product: MSAPAIHRVVVEGLARLPQFCHCTVADGWIHVSGTLGTKPGELALVEGGMARQTTQTMTNIGHILEAVGATFDDLVKVSVFVDDMAHFGEMNAAYEAFFDGVTPPARITVGRAGLALGAAVEIEAIAYKPGAAPRSDRGAS
- a CDS encoding DUF4214 domain-containing protein, with protein sequence MNNVDTSVRATDVLEPTRHRRASTTRARASGATAGLRARTTVARRMLAAWVVLSALVFGISSPASSSSMTMEPGIVSVECSGSYGSIGRITGAGSSEDISFAASPAAQFLPARSSSTGSYTMIWKCDPSQAGTTWTVVATGATSGRTTTFTVIADAAPLPTLPAAGTNLLANGGIESGSTPPWAIIDQSGTTTMTSIATSMAQAGTRALLASSGTSAGGSVGQDVAAQISAGQTFTYSVWVRHPHVGGSPQAASIVLETIGGETESSVLAITVTDVWQRFDATLSLEAPGHSGLRAKVVMATPTSANRGTYLLDSASLVQSSPNPIGLLELVAGGVGSVRVKGYAIDPNQPYDAVPIVVSVGSEATQIKADVVRSDVAAMYPVAGPVHGFEAQLSTAASGVTLVCVTARNLGAGGDSPLGCVSVVIGTVTTTVPTTVVPTTAVPTTVATTAPPTTATPTTATPTTATPSTATPTTATTTTAPEPLGPQTLDPVALTSLFNAGDLISMTTAHDFQPGDADTLRLYWAFFNREPDIAGAKYWIGLSRTGLTLDDMAFNFARSDEFQRTYGSVTDHQFLEIVYRNVLGRRYDAAGYDYWLSMIDDGLLRSGAVRWIAANAEFVEAHPYP
- a CDS encoding DUF4349 domain-containing protein → MSRADHPLTTRDRASTRTRPLTAAVAMAVALTACGGNGDDSATEDRSFAPASDAAEGSDAGAAEGVADDSSMIAAESTEEAGDSADTEADAATEGPSTAEDSAGTNGSPGGTQQAGLTAAELNRSIIYTATIEVDVDDVTSAGVAAVDAVERAGGFVFGQDSIGGAEPRSVFVFKVRPADFDTALAALDGIGELRNQVISADDVTERVVDLESRIQVAELGVARLRAALEETTDLTEFAEVERLLLERETELEVMRGQIRTLQDQVDLATITLILTQDRVENNLQLTVTSYEEHNGGLSCPGQADNRIEAGTDLTMCFELLNAGDQALTDLTLVDTVLGIDDTTALVTVYGSLDDTLQPGQSIIVAFETTAERTVQTRTVAGGQPVAVEGEEPAGPPVSTIRNSTIRVTPSDDAPGFGDGFDQGKIVISGIWSAVLVTIGFVLPLLVLVPFLVGAGWLLRSWRRRRPTPPAPAPAPPAPTPPPPAAPAEPQAS
- a CDS encoding enoyl-CoA hydratase/isomerase family protein; the encoded protein is MADNDTTRFGDIAVELDDQHVATVEIQRPPNNFFSLKMLHDLAAAVRSCEDTGARAIVLAAEGKNFCAGASFDPEEAKLTSAASTDGEELANRHIYDEAVELFSAQLPIVAAVQGAAIGGGLGLACMADFRVGGPATRLSANFARLGFHQGFGLSVTLPALVGQQRALELLYTGARIDGEEGHRIGLLDRFVADADIRSTAHELAVEIARSAPLAVASIKQTMRGHLPAAIREATNRERAEQERLTATSDWQEGVKAMAERRLPDFTGT